One Urechidicola croceus genomic window, AAAATTTTCTCTGCTTCCATAAAACCACCATGAAGTATTAAAAAATTCACGTTTCGGCTGCCAAACTTCCAATTTACCTAATTGCTCAGGATATTTTGTTTTATCACCTGCCATATCAAATGCCAACTCACTTAACACTGCAGAAGAAGTGTGGTGACCATGTGTTCTACCAAAAGTTTCCTCTTTATGGCTAAAACGATTGATAATAATATCTGGTTTGAAAGTTCTTATTGCTCTAACTACATCACCTAACACTTCTTTTTTATTCCATATTTCTAATGTTTCATCAGGATGCTTTGAATAACCAAAATCATTGGCTCTACTAAACATCTGCTCTCCTCCATCTGTCCTTCTTGCTGCCAATAATTCTTGAGTTCGGATAACACCTAAAAGTTCTCTAATTTCGTGTCCTATTAAATTTTGGCCGCCATCTCCTCTAGTCAATGATAGATAGGCTGTTCGCGCCTTAACATCATTTGACAAAAAAGAAATTAAACTTGTATTTTCATCATCCGGATGTGCAGCGATATACAATGCTGAACCTAAAAAATTAAGTTTTTTTATGGATTCATGAATTTCAGAAGAAGTAGGCTTTTGAGGCCTCTGTGAATATGCAATATTTGTAAAAAATAATAGTGATATTGACAATGATAAAATTCGGAACATAAGTATAAGGTTAGTTTAAACAAAACTAAAGATTAAATATTAATTGTCCTTTTAATTTAGAAAACCTTAACAATATTTTGTGATTTAAAAAGGGTTAAAAATCAATGAACAATTTGTTTATAAGTTCTTTTCACAATAACATTTATTTAGAATATATTTGTATTCTTATTAAAAAGTAAATAAATGAAATTTATAGTATCGAGTTCACAATTATTAAAACAATTACAGGTTCTTGGAGGCGTAATTAACAGCAATAACACATTACCAATTCTTGATAATTTCTTATTTGAATTAGACACCAATCAACTTAAAATTACTGCATCGGATCTTGAAACAACAATGAGTTCAACTATTGAAGTTGAATCAGATTCTGAAGGTTCTATCGCTGTATCAGCACGTTTATTATTAGACACCTTAAAAACTTTTCCTGATCAGCCACTTACTTTTAAGACTGAAGATAATAGCACTATTGAAATTAGTTCTAGTCATGGAAAATATGATATGGCTTATTTTGGAGGTGAAGAATTTCCAAAGGCTGTTTCTCTTGAATCACCAAGTAAAACTGTAGTGAATGGTGAAATTTTAGCTTCAGCAATTTCAAAAACAATTTTTGCTGCTGGAAATGATGATTTACGTCCAGTAATGAGTGGTGTATTCTTCCAATTTAGCCCTGATAATTTAACTTTTGTTGCTACTGATGCTCATAAATTAGTAAAATATACGCGAACTGATGTATCTGCAGATGAGGTTGCAGAATTCATTATGCCAAAAAAACCTTTAAACCTTTTAAAAGGAATTTTAGGTAATGCCAAAAGTGATGTAACTATTGAATATAATGATTCAAATGCAAAATTCATTTTTGATAATATCGTACTTGAATGTAGATTAATTGATGGAAAGTATCCTAATTATGACGCCGTTATTCCAAAAGAAAATCCTAACAAACTAACTGTTGATAGAGGTACATTTTTAAATTCTGTACGACGTGTTTCAATTTTCTCAAGTAAAACAACACATCAGATTCGATTAAAAATGGCTGGAACTGAATTAAATATTTCTGCTGAAGATATTGATTATTCAAATAAAGCAGATGAACGTCTAAACTGTGACTATCAAGGAGATGATATGCAAATAGGTTTTAACTCTCGTTTTTTAACCGAAATGTTAAGTAATTTAGATTCAAACGAAATATTAATTGAAATGTCTTTACCAAACAGAGCCGGAATTTTAACTCCTATTGATGGTGTAGAAGAAGGTGAGGAAATCACAATGCTTGTGATGCCTGTAATGTTGAATTCATAACAATTCAATTAAATATAAAATTTAAAATCCGCCTTGAGAGCGGATTTTTTATGCCCTTAATTCTCATGTCCTAAAAAAGAATAAGGCACTTTCTAATTTTGATTTATAATTAAAGAGGTTGTAATACCTTTTATCTAAAAAACATAAATTATGATTGAAATAGAAAAAATAAAAATTAGTTTAAACTGGTGGAAAATTGCACTGGTAATTATAGTAGTAATTTTATTTTCAAAAATAGAACCTGCTCAAGCAACCATACTATTGGACAAAATAATTAATAAATTAATATCTCAATAAATTTCATTACTTTCACTTTATGAGTAATAACTTATTAATTTTGATAGGGATAATATTCTTAATAATTGGTGTTTTAACAATACTCTTAGCTGTTTACCTTCATAGAAAAGATAAAAGAATGGATTTTTTAAACTTTAAAGTTTATTTAGGAGGTGCTGTATTAATTATTATGGCTATATTGATTATATTTTATAGTTTATGAATTTTCTCGCTCACATTTACCTCTCCAAAGAAAACACTCAAATAATGATTGGCAATTTCATTGCTGATGCTGTAAGAGGAAATAAATACAAAAATTTTTCTCAAGGTATTCAAAATGGGATTATTTTACACAGGCACATCGATACCTTTACTGATAAACATGAAATTGTTCGAAAAAGTAAAAGAAGATTACATGAACGATATGGACATTACGATGGTGTAATTATTGATTTATTTTACGATCATTTTTTAGCAAAAAATTGGAATGACTATTCCGTGATTCCATTAGACATTTATGCACAAGGTTTTTATAACTTACTTAGAGACAATTACAATATTTTGCCAGAAAAAACTCAGCAATTACTACCTGCACTTGAAAAATACAATTGGTTATATAACTATCAATTCATTGAAGGAATGAAATCAGTGTTACAAGGAATGAACAAGCGTACAAAAATGATTTCAAAAATGGATTTAGCGATTGAAGATTTACAATTGTATTATTCTGATTTTGAAAAGGACTTCACCATTTTCTTTAATGATTTAATTGCATTTACCAATAAAGAATTAATTCAACTATAATTCATGAAAAAGTTACTACTTGTTATATTGTTGATTTCACTTTTTGTCAATTGCAAAAAAGAAAAAACAAAAGTTAAGCCAATAGGTTTAATTACTGATAACGGAATGATTGTTAGCGCAAGAAAAGAAGCCTCTGAAATTGGTGTCCAAATATTAAAAAAAGGTGGGAATGCTTTTGACGCTATGATTGCTACAGATTTAGCATTAGCCGTTGCTTATCCATTTGCTGGAAACATTGGTGGTGGTGGTTTTATGGTATATAGAACAAGTAATGGTAAAACTGGCGCACTTGACTATCGAGAAAAGGCTCCACTTCTGGCAAGTAGAGATATGTATTTAGATGATGAGAGAAATGTGATTGAAGGAAAAAGTACTACTGGAGCATTGGCTGTTGGAGTTCCGGGTACTATTGCTGGATTATTTGAAGTTCATAAAAAGTTCGGTTCACTTCCTTTCAAAGACTTAATTCAACCGGCAATAGATTTGGCAAAAAAAGGTGTTGTTGTAACTCAAAAACAAGAAAAAAGACTAGAAAAGTATAATCACTTTTTTGAAGACGTAAATAATAAAAAAGTATTGTTGAGTGGAGATTTTAATGAAAATGACACTATTAAATATATTCATTTAGCCAAAACCTTAGAACGAATTCGTGATAATGGCAAAGATGAATTTTACAAAGGCGAAACTGGCCAAAAATTAGTAAACCATTTACAAGAAAACGGTGGTATCATAACACTAGAAGATTTAGAAAAATATGAAGCTAAATGGAGAAATCCTATTGAATTTGATTATAAGGATTTGAGAATTATTTCAATGACATTACCTTCAAGTGGTGGAATATGTTTAGCGCAAATTTTAAAGTCTATAGAACCATATAATTTGAAAGAATTTGAACACAACTCTACAAAGTACATTCAATTAATTACAGAAGCGGAACGAAGAGCATACGCTGATAGATCTCACTTTTTAGGAGATATCGACTTTGTTAATGTACCAATTGACAGTTTGACGGATTCAAATTATATTAATCATCGCATGTCCGATTTCAGTTTTGAAAAAGCCACAAAATCAGCAGATGTTTCCCATGGAAAAATAAGCGGTTACGAAAGTAATGAAACTACACATTACTCAATTATTGATTCCTTTGGAAATGCAGTTTCGGTTACAACTACTTTGAACGGTGCGTATGGTTCTAAAGTTTTTATTGAAGAGTTGGGTTTCTTTTTAAATAATGAAATGGATGATTTCAGTATCAAACCTGGAACACCAAATATGTTTGGGTTGATTGGTGCTGAAGCCAATGCAATAGCACCTGAAAAGCGAATGTTGAGTTCTATGACTCCAACTATTGTAGAGCAAAACGGGAAATTAAAAATGGTTGTAGGTTCTCCTGGAGGATCAACCATTATCACTTCTGTATTACAAAATATTTTGAATGTTACTGAATTTGATATGGGAATGCAAGAATCTGTTAGTGAAGCTAGATTTCATCACCAATGGCTTCCTGATAATATTAAAATGGAACCAAATGCATTTGATTTAAAAACGAAACAACAACTAAAGAATTTAGGTTATGAAATAGATGAATCAACTTCAGTTGTTATTGGTAAAGTTGATGCTATTTTAGTTTTAGAAAATGGGCAACTAGAAGGTGGTGCCGATCCAAGAGGTGATGATACTGCTATTGGATTTTAGCCATGAAATTGATTGAATCACATATTGTTCCTTCTATAGAAAAACCTATTCGGATTCAAGAATATGCTGTGGGGATTTTTACAACAATTTCTACAAAATCTGCCATTAAAAAAGCACTTAAAAAAGGATTAATAAAAGTGAATGATGGAGTTGTTACTACTGCAAAATATATTGTTGGTGGCGAAACAATATCTCTATTTGAGATAGAACAAATTACTACTCAAAAAAAATTAAAACTCAAACTCGAGGTTATTTTTGAAGATGATTATTTAGCGATTGTTTATAAACCGGCTGGAATACTTGTGAGTGGAAATAAATTCAAAACAATTTCAAATGCTTTAATACAAAACTTAAAGAAAAGTATCAAAATTGATGCTGTAAAACCACAACCAGTTCATCGATTAGATTATCCAACTACAGGGCTTTTATTAATTGGAAAAACAAGTTCGTCAATTTTAAAATTGAATAAACTTTTTGAAAACAAAGAAATTCAAAAAGTATATCACGCGATAACTATTGGTGATATGAAATCTTCTGGAAGTGTTGATTTTACTATCGATAAGAAAGAATCATTTTCATATTACAAGGTGTTAAATACTGTACCTTCAGAACGATTTAAATGTTTGAACTTAGTGAAATTAACTCCAAAAACAGGGAGAAAACATCAGTTAAGAAAACATCTATCAGCAATAGGAAATCCCATTTTAGGAGATAAGTTATATGGAAAAGATGGTTTCATCTTAAACGGAAAAGGATTATACTTACATGCATACAGTTTGGAATTTGAGCATCCTTTTACAAAAGAAAAAATGTATTTTCACAAAGACAATCCTAAGAATTTTGATAAAATATTTACCTAATCTATTATTTTCATTGTAAATTTCAATTTATGAATCAATACTTCAATTTCATTAATTGTATAACTTGCAAACCCCATTCTAATAGCATTATGTCCTAAATTCATAGCATCATACCTTATCCAATCACCCAAATCTAATTTTACTTTTTTAGCATTTTCAGAGAGTTGTTCCCAAGAATATTTTTTATCTAAAGTTATCCAAATAGCCATCCCTCCTTTTGGAATTTCAAATTGAAAATAGTCACCTAATTCTTTTTGTAATAAATAACAAAAGTAATCACGTCTTTCTCGATAGATTTTTAGTGCTTTTTTAATATGCCGATCTAAATCTCCATTTTTTATAAAATGAGCAAATGCTAATTCCAATACTGAATCCCCTTGCCTATCAACAAATCTTCTCAACTTAGCACATTCATCGACAAATTCTTTTGAAGCGACTAAATACCCAACTCTATATGCTGGAGCAACCGTTTTACATACTGAACCTACATAAATGACACTTCCATTTTTATCGTGACTAGCCAATGGCAATATTGGAGCATGGTTGTAATGAAAATCATAGTCATAATCATCTTCAATAATTGCAAAATTATAAGTAAGAGCCAAATTGAGTAAATGCATTCTTCTTTCGGCAGATAAAGTCACAGTAGTCGGATGGTGATGGTGAGAGGTTACATAAATAGCTTTAATTGTATATTTTTTACACAATTGTTCAACTTCATTTATAATCAATCCATTTTCATCAACTGGAACTCTAAGCAATTTTGCACCTTTATATTTAAAAGTTAAATCTGTCGATATATAATTTGTTTCTCCAACAATAACATAATCATCTTTTTTAATCAAGAGACTAGAAGAAAGATACATTCCCATTTGACTTCCTCTTGTAATCATAATATTGTCCTTAGTTATATTCAATCCTCTAGTTTCATTCAAATAAGAAACCAAAACAGTTCTTAATTCATCATTACCATAAGTCGTTCCGTAGGATAAATCTTGAAGTGTTGCTTTTTTATTAGATAGTTTTCTATATAATATGGCAATTTCATCAACAGGTGTCAACCTTACATCAGAAACCCCATCATTGATATACGTAATCCCTTCTTTTTTTATTTCTAATTTCCGATGAACAAATGGGTTTTTATCAAAATAAAACCCAGACTTCAACTTCAAAGTATCATCTATATTTCTACTAAGTATTTCCTGTTTTAATAGAGGAATATTTTTATTTACAAATGTTCCCTTCTTCGAAACACTTTCAATCCAGCCCTGTAAAATCAACTCTTCATAAGACGCTACTATTGTTTTTCTATGTACATTTAGTAATGTTGCTAAATTTCTACTTCCAGGTAATCTAGTACCTGAAGGCAGTGTATTACTTTTAATCATTTCAATAAATTGATTTGATATTTGTAAATACAATGGTTGCTTAATCTTTCTATTTATTTTAATAATGGTTTTATAAGGTATCATAACTGGACTACTAACTATTTAATTTCTGGACGAAAACAATACACCATAAAACTACTAATTTTGATAAACAAATCAATCCAATTATGAAAGAATACGAACAAAACGAACTTAACAAAGTTAAAAGAGGTCCAAAAAGAGCAACATATAACGTTACAAAAATTAATGAAATTCTTGACGCTGGATTCATTGGTTATGTAAAT contains:
- the dnaN gene encoding DNA polymerase III subunit beta, whose amino-acid sequence is MKFIVSSSQLLKQLQVLGGVINSNNTLPILDNFLFELDTNQLKITASDLETTMSSTIEVESDSEGSIAVSARLLLDTLKTFPDQPLTFKTEDNSTIEISSSHGKYDMAYFGGEEFPKAVSLESPSKTVVNGEILASAISKTIFAAGNDDLRPVMSGVFFQFSPDNLTFVATDAHKLVKYTRTDVSADEVAEFIMPKKPLNLLKGILGNAKSDVTIEYNDSNAKFIFDNIVLECRLIDGKYPNYDAVIPKENPNKLTVDRGTFLNSVRRVSIFSSKTTHQIRLKMAGTELNISAEDIDYSNKADERLNCDYQGDDMQIGFNSRFLTEMLSNLDSNEILIEMSLPNRAGILTPIDGVEEGEEITMLVMPVMLNS
- a CDS encoding acyl carrier protein phosphodiesterase, translating into MIGNFIADAVRGNKYKNFSQGIQNGIILHRHIDTFTDKHEIVRKSKRRLHERYGHYDGVIIDLFYDHFLAKNWNDYSVIPLDIYAQGFYNLLRDNYNILPEKTQQLLPALEKYNWLYNYQFIEGMKSVLQGMNKRTKMISKMDLAIEDLQLYYSDFEKDFTIFFNDLIAFTNKELIQL
- the ggt gene encoding gamma-glutamyltransferase, with product MKKLLLVILLISLFVNCKKEKTKVKPIGLITDNGMIVSARKEASEIGVQILKKGGNAFDAMIATDLALAVAYPFAGNIGGGGFMVYRTSNGKTGALDYREKAPLLASRDMYLDDERNVIEGKSTTGALAVGVPGTIAGLFEVHKKFGSLPFKDLIQPAIDLAKKGVVVTQKQEKRLEKYNHFFEDVNNKKVLLSGDFNENDTIKYIHLAKTLERIRDNGKDEFYKGETGQKLVNHLQENGGIITLEDLEKYEAKWRNPIEFDYKDLRIISMTLPSSGGICLAQILKSIEPYNLKEFEHNSTKYIQLITEAERRAYADRSHFLGDIDFVNVPIDSLTDSNYINHRMSDFSFEKATKSADVSHGKISGYESNETTHYSIIDSFGNAVSVTTTLNGAYGSKVFIEELGFFLNNEMDDFSIKPGTPNMFGLIGAEANAIAPEKRMLSSMTPTIVEQNGKLKMVVGSPGGSTIITSVLQNILNVTEFDMGMQESVSEARFHHQWLPDNIKMEPNAFDLKTKQQLKNLGYEIDESTSVVIGKVDAILVLENGQLEGGADPRGDDTAIGF
- a CDS encoding RluA family pseudouridine synthase encodes the protein MKLIESHIVPSIEKPIRIQEYAVGIFTTISTKSAIKKALKKGLIKVNDGVVTTAKYIVGGETISLFEIEQITTQKKLKLKLEVIFEDDYLAIVYKPAGILVSGNKFKTISNALIQNLKKSIKIDAVKPQPVHRLDYPTTGLLLIGKTSSSILKLNKLFENKEIQKVYHAITIGDMKSSGSVDFTIDKKESFSYYKVLNTVPSERFKCLNLVKLTPKTGRKHQLRKHLSAIGNPILGDKLYGKDGFILNGKGLYLHAYSLEFEHPFTKEKMYFHKDNPKNFDKIFT
- a CDS encoding aminotransferase-like domain-containing protein; the protein is MIKSNTLPSGTRLPGSRNLATLLNVHRKTIVASYEELILQGWIESVSKKGTFVNKNIPLLKQEILSRNIDDTLKLKSGFYFDKNPFVHRKLEIKKEGITYINDGVSDVRLTPVDEIAILYRKLSNKKATLQDLSYGTTYGNDELRTVLVSYLNETRGLNITKDNIMITRGSQMGMYLSSSLLIKKDDYVIVGETNYISTDLTFKYKGAKLLRVPVDENGLIINEVEQLCKKYTIKAIYVTSHHHHPTTVTLSAERRMHLLNLALTYNFAIIEDDYDYDFHYNHAPILPLASHDKNGSVIYVGSVCKTVAPAYRVGYLVASKEFVDECAKLRRFVDRQGDSVLELAFAHFIKNGDLDRHIKKALKIYRERRDYFCYLLQKELGDYFQFEIPKGGMAIWITLDKKYSWEQLSENAKKVKLDLGDWIRYDAMNLGHNAIRMGFASYTINEIEVLIHKLKFTMKIID